A region from the Halomicroarcula saliterrae genome encodes:
- a CDS encoding AsnC family transcriptional regulator — MRDLDETDMEILQLLLSDARRPYSDIADTVGLSAPAVSDRVARLREAGVINRFTLDIDRSQLRTGIPVLVTVETAASDPAALRDALLGTDAVEHVFTTSEADIVVFARVPDNDIAGWLADRVDTEAIADFEVELLAGAEWSPDLGGTEFALSCAQCGNTVDSEGTAARIDGSLYQFCCPSCEARFAEKYDELQQGAD; from the coding sequence ATGCGCGACCTCGACGAGACGGACATGGAGATACTGCAGCTACTGCTCTCGGACGCCCGGCGTCCCTACAGCGATATCGCCGACACGGTCGGTCTCTCGGCGCCGGCCGTCTCCGACCGGGTGGCGCGCCTCCGGGAGGCGGGCGTCATCAACCGCTTCACGCTCGATATCGACCGGTCCCAGCTCCGGACGGGGATTCCGGTGCTCGTCACGGTCGAGACGGCGGCCAGCGACCCGGCGGCGTTGCGAGACGCCCTCCTCGGGACCGACGCGGTCGAACACGTCTTCACCACGTCGGAGGCCGATATCGTGGTGTTCGCGCGCGTCCCCGACAACGACATCGCGGGCTGGCTCGCGGACCGGGTCGACACCGAGGCGATAGCCGACTTCGAGGTGGAGCTGCTGGCCGGTGCCGAGTGGTCGCCCGACCTCGGCGGGACGGAGTTCGCCCTCTCCTGTGCCCAGTGTGGCAACACCGTCGACAGCGAGGGGACGGCCGCGCGTATCGACGGCTCGCTCTACCAGTTCTGCTGTCCGTCCTGCGAGGCCCGCTTCGCGGAGAAGTACGACGAGCTCCAGCAGGGCGCGGACTGA
- a CDS encoding heavy-metal-associated domain-containing protein translates to MTTTLTVEGMSCDHCEDSVADALADVEGVTDVRVDRGTESAEVEGDADVAAMVAAVDEAGYTAHA, encoded by the coding sequence ATGACCACGACACTCACCGTCGAAGGGATGAGCTGTGACCACTGCGAGGACAGCGTCGCGGACGCGCTCGCCGACGTCGAAGGTGTCACCGACGTGCGGGTCGACCGCGGGACCGAGTCGGCCGAGGTCGAGGGCGACGCCGACGTGGCCGCGATGGTCGCGGCCGTCGACGAGGCCGGCTACACCGCCCACGCCTGA